In Euphorbia lathyris chromosome 9, ddEupLath1.1, whole genome shotgun sequence, the following are encoded in one genomic region:
- the LOC136205754 gene encoding uncharacterized protein isoform X2: MQRQVQKAIVFAKKAHHGQFRRTGDPYLIHCIHTGRIVAMLVPSTSKRAVDTVVAGILHDVVDDTNENLHNIGEEFGEDVAKLVAGVSRLSYVNQLLRRHRRINVNQSTLGHEEANNLRVMLLGMVDDPRVVLIKLADRLHNMRTIYALPALKAQAVAQETLLIWCSLASRLGLWALKAELEDLCFAVLQPQLFQKMRADLASMWSSSNRAGYPRRISNKFSLLPLDAETPTLDGQEPAALNEDISTMKDLLEAVLPFDILLDRKKGILFLSNLGKTSSDTQKAQKVIQDAGISLASLIACEEALERELFISTSYIPGMEVTLSGRLKSLYSVYSKMKRKDVDISEVYDARALRVVVGDKNGTLHGPAIRSCYSLLNTVHRLWSPIDGEFDDYIVNPKPSGYQSLHTAVQGPDNAPIEVQIRTQKMHEYAEHGLAAHWLYKETRNKLPSINNLHKSETDASSSVSGDIDSHRSIGYDQFQKYRSLKVGHPVLRVEESHLSTAVIIRVDKDGRELLVAVSFGLAASEAVADRRSSFPIKRWEAYARLYKKVSDEWWCESGHGDWCTCLEKYTLCRDGMYHKQDQFERLLPTFIQVIELTKQEECEYWDTVSAVFEGRPVDSVASRPTLDSDASNSVDAGINNKVRLLRTMLQWEEQLRSEASIGEAECYYKCDCSGVLGEVVVICWPHGEIMRLGSGSTAADAARRVGLEGKLVLVNGHHVLPNTELKDGDVVEVRL, from the exons gcTGTTGATACAGTTGTAGCTGGGATTCTTCATGATGTCGTGGATGATACGAATGAAAATTTACACAATATTGGAGAAGAATTTGGTGAAGATGTAGCAAAGTTAGTTGCTGGAGTTTCCAGATTAAGTTATGTAAATCAG CTTCTACGAAGACATCGCAGAATAAATGTGAACCAGAGTACCCTTGGTCACGAAGAG GCAAATAATTTACGAGTTATGCTCTTGGGCATGGTTGACGATCCCCGAGTGGTGCTTATCAAGCTTGCAGACCGTCTTCACAACATGAGGACCAT TTATGCTCTGCCTGCATTGAAGGCTCAAGCTGTTGCTCAAGAGACTTTACTTATTTGGTGCTCACTTGCTTCTAGATTGGGCCTGTGGGCATTGAAAGCTGAACTAGAAGATCTATGTTTTGCGGTTCTTCAG CCTCAACTGTTCCAGAAGATGCGTGCCGATCTGGCTTCCATGTGGAGCTCTAGTAACAGGGCTGGATATCCAAGAAGAATATCTAACAAATTCAGTTTGCTACCTTTGGATGCTGAAACTCCGACTCTTGATGGGCAAGAGCCTGCAGCTTTGAATGAAGATATCTCAACAATGAAG GATCTTTTGGAAGCTGTACTTCCTTTTGATATATTGTTGGACCGTAAGAAGGGGATATTGTTTCTTAGTAATCTTGGAAAAACATCATCAGACACTCAAAAAGCACAAAAAGTCATTCAGGATGCTGGAATTTCTCTAGCATCTCTTATTGCTTGTGAGGAAGCACTTGAGAGAGAGCTGTTTATTTCAACATC TTATATTCCAGGCATGGAAGTGACTTTATCTGGTAGACTGAAAAGCTTGTATAGTGTCTATAGCAAG ATGAAACGGAAAGATGTTGACATCAGTGAAGTGTATGATGCCCGTGCACTGAGAGTAGTTGTTGGAGACAAGAATGGGACTCTACATGGACCTGCAATTCGGAGTTGTTATAGTCTTCTCAACACAGTGCATAG GCTTTGGAGCCCTATTGATGGGGAATTCGATGATTATATTGTTAACCCAAAGCCCAGTGGATATCAG TCTCTTCACACAGCAGTGCAAGGTCCTGATAATGCCCCTATAGAAGTCCAGATAAGAACACAG AAAATGCACGAGTATGCTGAGCATGGACTTGCTGCACACTGGCTCTACAAAGAAACTCGAAATAAGTTGCCTTCAATAAACAATTTGCATAAATCTGAAACAGACGCATCTTCCAGTGTTTCCGGAGATATTGATAGTCATAGATCCATTGGATATGATCAGTTTCAGAAGTACAGATCCCTGAAAGTAGGACATCCAGTTCTTAGAGTTGAAGAAAGTCACTTATCTACTGCTGTTATAATCAG AGTagataaggatggaagagaatTGCTAGTTGCTGTGAGTTTTGGCCTTGCAGCTTCTGAAGCAGTAGCTGATAGGAGATCTTCTTTCCCAATAAAGCGTTGGGAAGCTTATGCAAGATTATACAAAAAG GTCTCAGATGAGTGGTGGTGTGAATCCGGACATGGGGATTGGTGTACTTGCCTTGAGAAATATACGCTTTGTCGAGATGGTATGTACCACAAG CAAGATCAATTTGAGCGTTTGCTGCCAACTTTCATCCAAGTGATTGAGCTAACAAAGCAAGAAGAATGTGAATATTGGGATACTGTATCTGCTGTTTTTGAAGGCAGACCTGTTGATTCTGTTGCATCTAGACCAACATTGGATTCTGATGCTTCCAATTCAGTTGATGCTGGCATCAACAATAAG GTTCGTCTATTAAGGACAATGCTGCAATGGGAAGAGCAACTACGTTCGGAGGCAAGTATTGGGGAAGCAGAGTGTTATTATAAGTGTGATTGTTCAGGTGTTCTGGGTGAAGTGGTGGTAATTTGTTGGCCCCATGGTGAAATAATGAGATTGGGGAGTGGTAGCACTGCTGCAGATGCTGCTAGAAGAGTAGGCCTTGAAGGGAAGTTGGTTCTGGTTAATGGTCATCATGTCTTGCCAAATACTGAGCTCAAAGATGGTGACGTTGTCGAAGTTAGACTGTAA